CGCTGCCCGTGCGCTGAGGGAGCCGGAGGTCCGGGGCTGAGGCGGCGGCCGACCGTCCGGGCGCTGAGGTGGCCGCCGGTGGATGGTGGCCCGGGTGGCTACCGGGTGGTGAGCCCGAGGCTGATCGTCTTGGTCAGCGTGGCGTTGTCGTCGTCGCCGTCGAGCGACCAGATCATCGCCCCGCCGAGCCCGGCGGTCCGGATGTAGAGCATCTTCTGGAGCACCACCGCCGGGTCGTCATACGTCCACAGGGTGGTGCCGTCGAACAGCCAGGCGTGCCCGGCGCGCAGGTCGCGGTGCACCGTGAATCCCTTGCCCGGCAACGTCTTGAGCTGCTTGTAGTCCTCGTAGCCGGCGGCGTGCGTGGCCGGTGCCGGGCCGGTGGCGGGGCGGAACAGGCCGGTGCCGCCGCCGGTGACGCCGGTCCAGCCCTGGCCGTAGTACGGGATGCCCAGCACCAGCTTGCCGCGTGGTGCGCCACGGGCGATCCAACCGTCGACCGCCACCTGTACGGAGAAGTCGGGGTCGTCCGGCGCGCCCCTGGGCACGCGCAACGCCGACTGCTGGTTGGTCACCGAGTCCCAGCTGCCGTGGAAGTCGTACCCCTGCACGGTCGCGAAGTCCAGGTACTTGAAGATCTTGCGGCCCTCGAATCCGGCGTCCATCGCGGCCGGGTTGGCCGGCAGGAAGGCGGTCAGTGGGTAATGCGTGCGGGTGGTCCGGCCGTGCGCGTCGAGCTGCCGACGGAACTCGGCGAGCAGCTTGGTGAAGTTCTCCCGGTCCTGCGGGCGGACCACGTTGCCCGGCTCACCCGGCGAGCCAGGCCACTCCCAGTCCAGGTCGATGCCGTCGAAGACCCCGGCGGCCGAGCCCGGTCCGCCGCTGCCGCCGTCCAGGATCGGCAGGTCGCCCTTGAGGTAGAGGTCGATGCAGGAGGCGACGAACGCTTTCCGGGAGGCGTCGGTGCGGGCCGCGTTGGAGAAGTACGTCGACCAGCTCCAGCCGCCCAGCGAGATCATCACCTTGAGGTGCGGGTGCTTGGCCTTGAGCTTCGCCAACTGGCCGAAGTTGCCGTTGAGCGGCTCGCCCCAGGCGTCGGCGACCCCGTCGACGCTCTCCTGCGCCGGGACCGGGCGCTGGTAGTCGGCCCAGGCGTCGCCCTCACCCGGCCCACCGTCCACGAAGCAGCGACCGTCCTCGCTGACGTTGCCGAAGGCGTAGTTGATGTGGGTCAACCGACTCGCCGCCCCGGAGGTGTCCAGCTTCTGCACCGGGAACGCCCGGCCGTAGATGCCCCACTGGGTGAAGTAGCCGACCCGGTGGTAGCCGGTGCCGCGCTGCGGAGCCGCGTTCGCGGCGACCGGTGGTGCGGCGGTGACCAGCAGCGTGGTCAGCGCCACGAGGGCGGTGAGGCGGCGGGGACGGAACGGTCGCATCGGCACTCCCGGGAGGTCCACGGCGATCAGTAAAGACACTTGCCTGATTGACGAAGTTAAGCTGATCACCGTTTCCGGTCAAGGGTTGGTCCGGTTCCCGTCGCCGCGCTCACGCAGGTCCCGCTCGGCGGCGGCGACCACCACCGGATCGGCGCATCCGGCCGCGTAACCGGCGATCCGGCGGCGGATGTCCCGGCCGAGCAGCCAGGTGCCGATCCGGTCCGCGAGCGGCCGCAGCAGCGCCGGACGGCAGCGGAAGTGGTATCGCCAGGTGGCGACCGAGTGGCCGGGCTCGGCGGCCGGC
Above is a window of Verrucosispora sp. NA02020 DNA encoding:
- a CDS encoding glycoside hydrolase family 18 protein, which codes for MRPFRPRRLTALVALTTLLVTAAPPVAANAAPQRGTGYHRVGYFTQWGIYGRAFPVQKLDTSGAASRLTHINYAFGNVSEDGRCFVDGGPGEGDAWADYQRPVPAQESVDGVADAWGEPLNGNFGQLAKLKAKHPHLKVMISLGGWSWSTYFSNAARTDASRKAFVASCIDLYLKGDLPILDGGSGGPGSAAGVFDGIDLDWEWPGSPGEPGNVVRPQDRENFTKLLAEFRRQLDAHGRTTRTHYPLTAFLPANPAAMDAGFEGRKIFKYLDFATVQGYDFHGSWDSVTNQQSALRVPRGAPDDPDFSVQVAVDGWIARGAPRGKLVLGIPYYGQGWTGVTGGGTGLFRPATGPAPATHAAGYEDYKQLKTLPGKGFTVHRDLRAGHAWLFDGTTLWTYDDPAVVLQKMLYIRTAGLGGAMIWSLDGDDDNATLTKTISLGLTTR